CCATCGAGCAGATCAGCAGGATGCCGGAGGTGTGCAGGACGGCCACGACCACGGAGTTCCACAGGGCCCGTGCGAAGTCGACGGTGACGTCGTTGAACGGCTCGCTGAAGTTGCTCCACTGGATGGAGGTGGGGAACCACTTCCACTCCTCGCCCGTGATCTCCGGGTCCGTCATCACCGCGTTGCGGATGATCAGGTAGAACGGGACGAGGAAGAGGAGGCCCGCGACGCCGGTCGCGAGGTACAGGCCGGTGTTGCCGATGACGCCGCCGCGCTTGGGCTTGGCCGGCTTGGCGGTCTTCCTGACGTCGGGTGCTGTGGTGGTCACTTGTTCTCCTCACCCCGTCCAAAGCCCATGATCTTGCCCTGGAGCAGGGTCACCAGGCAGATGAGCACGGTCAGGACGACCGCGCCCGCGCTGCCCGCGCCGTAGTTCTGGTTCTCGCCGAGGGCCATCTTGTACAGCTCGACCAGCGGGGGCTGGCCCCAGGTGGCCTTGCCGAGGAGGTTGAAGAACTCGTCGAAGGCCTGGTAGGCGGCGACCAGCAGGAGCAGGATGACCGCGGTGGACGTGGCGCGCAGCTGCGGCAGCGTGATGTGCCGGAAGGTCTGCCAGCCCGGCTTGGCACCGTCGAGGGAGGCGGCCTCGTACAACTCCCGCGGGATGTTCTGCAGCGCCGCGAGGAACAGGATCATGTAGAAGCCCGACTGCAGCCAGAGGCGGACGGTCACGATGACCAGCCAGTACCAGGGCGGGTCGGGGTTGGCCAGCCAGGCGACGTTGTCGATGCCGAACCAGCCGATGACGGTGTTGGCCAGGCCGAAGCGGACGCCGTTGAAGATGGACATCTTCCAGATCAGCGCGGCGGCGACATAGCTGACCGCGGTGGGCAGGAAGAACACCGACCGGAAGAACGCCCGCATGAACCGCAGCCGGTTCACCAGCAGGGCGAGTCCCAGCGACATGGCCCAGGTGGCGGGCACGATGAACGCGGCGAACACGGTGAACGTGACCAGCGAGTTCAG
This is a stretch of genomic DNA from Streptomyces hawaiiensis. It encodes these proteins:
- a CDS encoding carbohydrate ABC transporter permease, which translates into the protein MSTTTTRGVAQPAPAKVSKPRPRRGLRASSTFNFWLFTGPFLIGLVIFVFVPIGWSIWLSFFEARFTVTPSEFVGFENYRQVLTDEDFLNSLVTFTVFAAFIVPATWAMSLGLALLVNRLRFMRAFFRSVFFLPTAVSYVAAALIWKMSIFNGVRFGLANTVIGWFGIDNVAWLANPDPPWYWLVIVTVRLWLQSGFYMILFLAALQNIPRELYEAASLDGAKPGWQTFRHITLPQLRATSTAVILLLLVAAYQAFDEFFNLLGKATWGQPPLVELYKMALGENQNYGAGSAGAVVLTVLICLVTLLQGKIMGFGRGEENK